In Candidatus Nealsonbacteria bacterium, the sequence TTAGACCTTCCTTCTCCCATGAAAAAGACTCTTTTATGTTCTTCATATGCATACATGCACAAATCTATTAATCCTCGGATTCCCTTCTCTTCCCTGTTTTCCTCTAAAACTTTTTTTGCGCCATCTTCTATTAATTTGACTTTAAGCACCATCAAATCTGTTATATCTTTTTGTATATCTTTTTCAGAATCTATTTTTTTATTCGCGTTCATTCAATAAACCATCTTTTTTATTCTGATTTTGTTTTTAAATATCTAACTATTACTTTTTAGCAGAATTCTTTTATACAATCAAGTATATTTTGCCCTTGACAAAATTTATATTTGTGATATAATTTTGATATAAAGTGGAAAATAAAATTTTCATTTTATTCTTTAAAAAATAAATAGGTGAAGAAATATTGAAGGAAAAAATAGCAATAACACATACGCGGGCCGATATAGACGTTTTTTTTACTGCAGCAATGCTTGGAATAAAAAAGTTTTTTTTCGTCAAAAACAGCGATGGAATTACAGTTAACTTCAAAAATGCTCGTTATATCGATAGGGGAAAAAGAGACCTAGATCATCATGGTCAAAAGGGAAAAACTAGTTTTGACTTAGTTCTAGAAGAGCTAAATCTTCAAAACGAAAGGTGGACTCAACCCATTAAAAGATTTGTTCAACGAGCAGATCTCAATGGAGAATCGCTACCATACGACGCAAGTCAAATTTCCAAAGCTGTTGTAAGAATAAAAGATATCGATGATGAGAAGAACATGCAAACAGGAATAGAAATGGCTGAAGCAATCCTTTACTTTCACAAGGAAGGAATAGCAAGGGATAATAAATTCACGCACCAGATTATAGCCGAGTTCATTAATGAAGTCTTTAAAGAAAATAAGATACCGAAGATGCTCAGTAGATATTTAGAACAACTTTCAAATCCAAGATTTGAAAGAATCTGCGATTTAGTTGAGATAGTAACAGGTTATTACAATAAGAATAAAGATTTGGAAAAGACAAAAGAATTTACTAAGAAACTTCTTAGATATACGTTACACGATAGACAATTATTTGAGAAAGCCCAGGAAGACTTACAAAAAACAATGAAAATAAAGACAAGAAAGGGTCTAATTGTGGTTAAAGAATATCAAGAGGAAGCTAATCCTAAATTTAATGTGGCAGCGAGAAAAATTGGTGCTATCGCAGTAATTCAACGACAAATGAAAAATAAACAAACTCAGATTTTCTTTGATACAAAAAATATAAAAAAGGAACAAACAGATAAAACAATTGCATTATTAAGAATACTCGAAGCGAAAGGGAAAAAAATAAATAAAAGAGATCTTTGCAGAGAAGGAACAATTGAATCAGTAAAAGAATGGTTCTATTTTGTCGGAGAAAAGAGAGGAGTTATGATCTTAAACGGGTCATTAACTGCACCCGATATTCCTCCCTCACGACTTTCTACAGAACAAATAATAGAATCAGTAAAAGCAGGATTAGAGACACAATAGATTTTCCGGCCCAATAAAGGCAAGAGGACGCCTAATAACGCGATAAGAAGTTCCTCGTTTTTTTTTACTTAAATTTTCAATTTTTCACATATAAAATATAAAAAGAACCTCTTTTGGATAAAAAGGTTCTTCTCTGTCCTGCCTCAATTAAATTTACTTCAATTCAACTTTGGCGCCGGCTGCTCCGAATTTCTTTTTAATCTCTTCAGCTTCATCCTTCTTCACGTTTTCTTTTACAACCTGAGGACCTGAAGCTACTGCATCAACTAAATCTTTGGAATCCTTTAATCCTTTTTGTGTTGCGTCTCTTACTGCCTTAATAACGTCAATTTTCTTAGCTCCAACATCAGTTAGGACAATACTAACAACGCTCTTTTCTACTGCTTGAGCTGCGGCCGGAGCACCACCTGCAGGGACAGCAGCAGCTACTATCTGAGGAGCAGCTGAAACACCAAACTTTTTTTCCAAGATTTTTACCAATTCTGCCAAATCCAAGACACTCATTTTTTCAATCTCTTCTACCAATTTTTTAAATTTTGCAGGAACCTTAACTTTCTCCTCTTTGCCCTCCGTAGCTTTCTTGTCCGCCGTAGCTTTAGCAGAGGCGGGTTCTTTTTTTGTTTCTTCTGCCATATTTATTATATTTTAAGTTTACTTAAAACATATACTAGACCTTTTAAGTTGTATTCTAAAGCTCTAACAAAATTTGTTACAGGAGCTGACAAACTTCCAGCTAATCTTGCCAAGAGCTCTTCTTTTGAAGGAATTTGAGCTAAAGCTATAAAATCTTCAGCTTCCCTAAATTTATTTTCAAAAAATCCTCCCAAAATTTTTAAGTTCGGGTTTTCCTTTGAAAACTGATAAATTGCTTTAGCTGGAGAAATTTCGTCTTTATACCCAAACACTAAGGCAATTTCTCCCTTTAATTTTTGAGGAGAGATTTTTAAACCGCTTTCTTTAAAAGCTATTTGAATTAATGTTTTTTTAGCAACTTTTAACTGGCTATCAGCTTTTTTTAGATTTTTCCTCAAATCAAACATGTCTTTTACTTTCAAACCTGTAAAATCAATAAAAATTACTGTTTTTTGCCTGGCAATGTTTTCTTTTAATTCTTCAAATACTTTTTTCTTTTGCTCTTTTGTTTTAGCCATGTCTTTTTTAAAAATAAATTAAAAAATCTGTGTATATACCACAGACCATCACGAAGAATATTTATTCTTTTAATATATCCTCGGTAGGATTTATTTATCCTCCTTCTCTGAAGCTTCTGAGGATAAACCTGCTGTCTGTGGAATATTCAAGTATATATTTTTAATTATTCTCTGTCAAGAGTTTGACTATTATCTTTCCAAAATCCTCTGCTGCTACAGGACCATTGGCAGTAATAATGTTACCATCAATAACAACAGAATCTGCTTTATAAATTGCACCTTCTTTTTCTAAAATCTTCACCGCTTTTTTATCTAAAGAAGAGCTCCAAACAGTAGCTTTTTTTCCTTTCAAGATACCTGCTTTTGCCAAAATAACAGGAGAAATACAAATTGAAGCTAAAATTTTATTTTGAGAAACTATTTCTTTTGCTATTTTATATGATTCTTCATTGTCCAAACTCGCAAGGCATCCAGGTCCTCCAATAAAAATTACAGCGTCAAAATTAGCTATATTTATATCAGATAGCAATAAATCTATGTTTACTTCTCCCCCATCAGCTCCAATGGCTACTCCTTTTTTGTTTGAGGCTGTTTTTACTTCAAGCCCAGCTCTCTCCAAAATCTCTAGAGGAATAAAATATTCTGCATCTCGAAAATCCCGAAAAGCAATAATTATTACAACTCTTTTGTTTTTCATAATCTTATGTTATTTAAGATATTTGGCTTTGGCAACGTTATGTTCTTCTAAAGTTTTGCTAAATATAGTTTCTCCCTCTGGCGTAGAAAGATAATACAAATAATCACTACTTTCAGGATACACGGCAGCTAAAATACTTTCAAGCCCAGGATTAGAGATTGGACCTAAGGGCAATCCCCTATATTTATAAGTATTATAAGGAGAATCAATTTGGGTCTCTTCTTTTGAAACCTTTGTTGTTTTTTTACCGGTAATATAGGTTATGGTAGCGTCAACCTGAAGAGGAATATTATTCTTCAATCTTTTCCACAAAATTCCAGAAACTATATTTTTATCTTCAAAAATTCTAACTTCCTTCTCTAATAAAGAAGCTATAGTTACTATCTCAAAAATCGTCTTTCCTTGTTGATTAATCTCGTTTCTCAACTCCTGACTTAATTTCTTGTCAAAATTATCCAACATTTTTCTGACAATTTCCTCAAGTCTTTGTTCATTGCTTTCTGCTCTTTGTTCTTTAATATAGTAAGTATCTGGAAAAAGATAACCTTCTAAACTAATATTCTTGGGTTTATCTTTCAAAAAATCATAGTCTGAACTAAAATCTTTAGGTTGTGGCAAATCAGTTACTTTTGAACAATCAATTAAACGAAAACCTACTAATTCAAAGAGTTCTTCAGCTTGAAACATTCCTTTGTTTTCAAAATACCAACCAATATCTCTTAAATTCCAGCCCTCTGGAATTGTTATAGTTTCTTTAATAATGTCACCTGAAATTATTTTTTGGGCAATATCTGCAATACTCATTGAAGGACTTAAGAAATATTCTCCTGCCTGAAGGTTTTTCTGGCTACCTTTTAAAAATACATAAAAATTAAATAAGAATCTATTTTTTATTATCTTTTCTTTCTCTAAATCCTCTGAAATCTGAAATAAACTCTCCCCTTTTTCAATTAAGAATAATTTATTCTCAGTATCAGAAAGATTCAAAGGTAAATATATCTGTTGCCAAACAAGAAGAGAAAAAATGAATACTATTTGACAGAAAATAAGGATTAATAATTTACTTATTTGTTCCATTTTTTGTGTTATCTATTATCAGCGGTACAAAGGCAAAACCTGGATATTCAATTTCTTCAAAGTCATTTTCTGTTTTTTTAACATAAAGCCAGATAGAAGAGCCTATAGGAGTAACAATTCGACCCCCTATTTTTAGTTGTTCTTTCCAAGCTGAAGGAAGTCTCTGGGCAGAAGCTGAAGCTAAAATTTTATCAAAAGGAGCTTCTTTTTTATATCCCTTTGAACCATCAGCACATATAAATTCAACTATTCCTTTTTCTACAAAATTGTATTTTGACACATTTTTTTCTCCAAACTCCTTTAATTCTGAAACAATCTCAATGGCTATTACCTTTCCTTTATTTCCTACAACGTGAGACAACAGAGCTGTTGTCCATCCAGATCCCGAACCAATATCTAAAATCTTATCTCCTTTTTGGGGGCCTAACTGTTCGAGCATAAAAGCTACGACCAGTGGCTGAGAAATTGTCTGTCCATAACCTATTGGTAAAGCTTCATTAATCTCAGCTAAATCTTTAACATCTTCAGGCATAAAATCAATTCTTTTAATTTTTTTAAAAGCCTCAATAATTCTCGGAATCTTTAGCCATCCATTTTTAATTAAATTATCAATTAAAGCCATAGTGGTATTATTAAGTTAGTCGTTCGCTAAAGGATTATTCTTTTGGATAAAGGGAAGATTTTTTAATAATGATTTTATAGATGTTTTCAATAAAATCACCTCCTGCATATCCGACAATAAAACTTAAAGCCGGACTAAACATATCCTCTAAAGTAAAACCAATGTTTTTTACTGCCATAACTGATAGTAAACCAATCAATCCAGAAAGAAAGGTCATCCCTAAAAAATAAGGTAACTTGAACTTTACGTTTTTATAAGCATACTGATGTTTCACGAACCCAGTTAGTCCCCTGACAGCTCCCCCACCAAATCCTGCTATTAAAATTGCTAAATACATAGATTTGTCTATTATATTATTATCTTAAGATAAATCTGTGAAAAGTTAAAGTCAAACAAAAACTGCCTAGATTACTAGACAGCCTTTGATTTAATCTTTTTTTTCCTTTTCCAAATCCACAATGTTTGGATTATGGGCTTGGAGAATAAATAGGAAAAAAAAGATTATTTAGTTGGAGTAAAAAAATAAAAAATTAGAAAATTCTTTGCTTCGCAGCTTCTTCATTAAGTTCTTTTACTACTTGGATTCCATGGATTATTCTACTCTGTTCTTCAGAGAATTTTTTATTTGCCTTACGAAACAATTCTTCTTGTTCTTTCTCTTCAATCTCTTTTCTAGTTACCATTTTTAAACCACCTTTATAACTATATCATATATAATTAAATTTGTCAATAGTAAAATCCCTCCCAAGTAGATTAACAAAAAACCAAAGCTTACACTCTGGTCTCAATTTTAAATGGAATATAGTTTCGCAAACCTTCAGTTAATCGTGCTGGTATTTATTCATAACGTAAAGCATCAACTGGATTGAGTTTTGAGGCAGAACGGGCAGGTAAATAGCCTGCTATACAACCAATTAAGAAAGAAAAACCCAAGCCAAAAAGAACAAGCTGGGGAGTAATTGAAGCCTTTAATAAAAAGAGGTTTTGGGTTTGGCAATAAATTTCCACTATTTTAGCTAATCCTAATCCTAAAACTATCCCTCCCAATCCGCCAACCAAACCAAATATACCGGATTCAATTAAAAAGATGGTGATGACGGTCTTATTTCTTGCTCCCACAGCTTTCATAATTCCGATTTCCCGAATTCTTTCGTGAACTGAAGTATACATAGTATTCATTATTCCTATTCCTCCAACAACAATAGCTATTGAAGCAAAGCCAAAAATTGCTATTTGTATCAAACCCATTATGTTGCCTACTATATCAGTCATTTTTTCACTGCTAATAACCGTATAAGATGGTAAGTCTTCTCCCCGTTTCCTCTTTCTGCTTTCTTCAAGATTTTCTTTTATGTTTTCAACTACTTCATCTGCTGAATAACCTGGTTTAACTTTAGCCATAGCTATTTTAGCCCCTGT encodes:
- a CDS encoding DJ-1/PfpI family protein, which gives rise to MKNKRVVIIIAFRDFRDAEYFIPLEILERAGLEVKTASNKKGVAIGADGGEVNIDLLLSDINIANFDAVIFIGGPGCLASLDNEESYKIAKEIVSQNKILASICISPVILAKAGILKGKKATVWSSSLDKKAVKILEKEGAIYKADSVVIDGNIITANGPVAAEDFGKIIVKLLTENN
- a CDS encoding 50S ribosomal protein L10: MAKTKEQKKKVFEELKENIARQKTVIFIDFTGLKVKDMFDLRKNLKKADSQLKVAKKTLIQIAFKESGLKISPQKLKGEIALVFGYKDEISPAKAIYQFSKENPNLKILGGFFENKFREAEDFIALAQIPSKEELLARLAGSLSAPVTNFVRALEYNLKGLVYVLSKLKI
- the mltG gene encoding endolytic transglycosylase MltG yields the protein MEQISKLLILIFCQIVFIFSLLVWQQIYLPLNLSDTENKLFLIEKGESLFQISEDLEKEKIIKNRFLFNFYVFLKGSQKNLQAGEYFLSPSMSIADIAQKIISGDIIKETITIPEGWNLRDIGWYFENKGMFQAEELFELVGFRLIDCSKVTDLPQPKDFSSDYDFLKDKPKNISLEGYLFPDTYYIKEQRAESNEQRLEEIVRKMLDNFDKKLSQELRNEINQQGKTIFEIVTIASLLEKEVRIFEDKNIVSGILWKRLKNNIPLQVDATITYITGKKTTKVSKEETQIDSPYNTYKYRGLPLGPISNPGLESILAAVYPESSDYLYYLSTPEGETIFSKTLEEHNVAKAKYLK
- the rplL gene encoding 50S ribosomal protein L7/L12, whose protein sequence is MAEETKKEPASAKATADKKATEGKEEKVKVPAKFKKLVEEIEKMSVLDLAELVKILEKKFGVSAAPQIVAAAVPAGGAPAAAQAVEKSVVSIVLTDVGAKKIDVIKAVRDATQKGLKDSKDLVDAVASGPQVVKENVKKDEAEEIKKKFGAAGAKVELK
- the pcm gene encoding protein-L-isoaspartate O-methyltransferase, yielding MALIDNLIKNGWLKIPRIIEAFKKIKRIDFMPEDVKDLAEINEALPIGYGQTISQPLVVAFMLEQLGPQKGDKILDIGSGSGWTTALLSHVVGNKGKVIAIEIVSELKEFGEKNVSKYNFVEKGIVEFICADGSKGYKKEAPFDKILASASAQRLPSAWKEQLKIGGRIVTPIGSSIWLYVKKTENDFEEIEYPGFAFVPLIIDNTKNGTNK